A window of Roseburia hominis A2-183 genomic DNA:
CCGGCTGCTCACATATATCCCGCCAGAATAATGCTTGCGACGGTTCCCGCAGTGGTTGCGATCAGCGCGCCCACCAGCGTGTAACGGCTTTTTTTGATCCCCGCCGCCATAAAATAGACCGACATCGTATAAAAGATCGTCTCCGTGCTGCTCATCATGATGGATGCCATCTTTCCCAACATCGAATCCGCGCCGTACTCCTTATATATATCCAAAAGAAGACCGGTCGCCGCAGAGGACGAGAACATTTTAACCACCGTGACCGGTATCAGCTCCGGCGGAAAACCAAGCCAGCCGATCCCCCGTCCCAGCAGCCCGGAAAAGCACTCCAGAAAACCGGAAGCCCGCAGGATCCCGACCGCCACCATAAGCCCGATCAGTGTGGGCATGATTCCGATGACCGTCTGAAAGCCGTCCTTTGCCCCGTCTATGAACTCCTCATAGATATTCTGTCTGTTCAGAATTCCATAACCGACAATACCGAAAATGAGAAGCGGTATCATTATGTCCGATAGAAAAATCATTACGCCCATGATACATCCAGAATCTTCCGTTATTCTACTATATGGAATCCGAACGGTAAATATTCATATTCACGAACTTTCGGGCTGCGGCATGTCATGCTGCTCTTCCTCATCGTGATTCGTCAGCTTCTCATACTGATCCTGCGACATGGGGCGGCCAAAATAATAACCCTGAATATAGTCGCATCCGAGGTCATTTAAAAAATCCACCTGATGCTTTTCCTCCACACCTTCCGCAATCACCATCATGTCCAGAGATTCCGCCATCCGGATGACCGCCTCGATGATCTTTGCACCCTTTTCCGCGGTATTCCCCTTAGAGAAGAACTTCATGTCGATCTTTAACACATCAAGATCCACGTCCTTTAAAATGTTTAAGGAGGAGTAACCGCTCCCAAAGTCATCCATCAGAATCGTAAATCCGGCGTCATGCAGATAATTCACCGCTCTCTGGATCAATTCCGCATCCTCGGAAAAGACGCTCTCCGTCAGTTCCAGGTTCAGATAATGCGGAGGAATATGATAGCGGTGGATGAGGTCAATCAGAGAATCCATAAAATCCGGGTTATAGAGGTTGACTCTGGATACGTTGACCGAAATTGGCGCCGGATTCCTTCCCTGGGAAAGCTCACTGTCTATGAACTGGCAGACTTTCTCCCACACGTAATAGTCCAACTTCGTGATAAAGCCGTTGCGCTCAAAGATCGGTATAAATTCGTTCGGAAGCACGATCTCACCGCTCGGCTTCTTCCAGCGCACCAGTGCCTCCGCTCCGTACGGAGCCATCTTTTTCAGCTGGTACTTCGGCTGGAAATAGACGATAAACTGCTGCTCTGCCAGCGCGGCATCCATCTCGTCAATGATATGCTGTTCGCGGAGCACTTTCTGTCCGATCTCCTCCGTATATAAAACATCGTGAACCATGTACTGACCCTTGCACTGTGCCGCCGCAATCTCAGCGTTGTCGTGCATCGCCGCCACTTCCATATCCGGATCGTCCACCAGATAAATGCCCGCGCAGGTCTCCAGATAATAATGTACGGAATGTTTCCGGATCTCTGCCCGGATTCCTTCCAGTATGTGATAGATCACCGCACCATCTTCGTAGGGGACACACATTCCGAACACATCGCCGCCAAGGCGTCCGTATGTGCCTCTGCCGTAGGCTGTCATGACCTTGCGGATGGCTCCCGCCACAAAATGGATCAGCCGGTCTCCCTCTTTGGAGCCGTAGAGGGTATTGATAATCCGGAAACGGTCAATGTCAAAATGGATAAAAGCAAAATTCGCTCCCGCGCGCTGGTCTAAAAGTTCGCGGGTCGCCTGGTAGAACTTCTGCTGTCCGTAAATACCGGTAAGAAAATCATATTCCAGAAACCGCACCTTGCTTTTCTCGATGGCGTTTCCTGCGCGCAGTCTCATGATCCCGGGGCTGGAATTCTTCAGAACAAAATCCCATGCACCGAGCTCCAGGCTCTTCTGCTCTCTCTCAGGGTCGTCTTCTGTCGTACACACCACAACCGGAAGATAGCTGTACTCCTTCCGCTTCCGATACATCTCCAAAAATTCATAACCGTCCATCACAGGCATCATCAGATCCAGCATAATCAGCGAAATCTGCGCTCTTTTTCTGGAAAGAATCTCCAACGCCTGCTTTCCGTTACATGCTTCTAGGATGTCGTAATCCGATCTCAAAACATCCGCCACTGCCATCCGGTCCTGCTGACAGTCATCTACGATCAGTACATATTTTCTTCTACCCATACAAGCCCCCGTACCTTGAAACACGATCTGCGTTTCTCCTATGTACTATTATAGTTTTTTCGTTTCCTTTCAGCAACGTTTTTTTAACTTACAAAAGATAATTGCCGCCGCGGTACTACATATAGTCGCAATAAGTCCCGGACCCACTACTGCTGCGGGATTGACGCTCCCGTACTGGCTCCGGTACGCGATGATATTGACCGGAATCAGCTGCAGGGACGAGATGTTGACGATCAGAAACGTGCACATCTCATCCGTGGCAATATCCGGTCCGCGTTTCCGCGAGGTTCCTTTTTGTCCGCAGAGTTCCAGGTTACGCTCCTGCAATGCCTCCATCGCTTTTAATCCCGCCGGCGTTGCCGCCCAGCCAAGTCCAAAGACATTTGCAATCATATTCGTCGCAATGTATTCGTTGGCGGGGTGCTCCTGCGGGAGATCCGGAAACAGGAAATGCAGCACCGGGCGCATTCTCCGTGAAAGTCCCTCAATGATCCCCGCCTTTTCCGCAATCCGCATCAGTCCCACCCAGAAAGACATCACTCCCATCATGGTAATACAAAGCGTAACCGCCTCTTTTGCCGAATCGAGCGCCGCCGTCGTAATCTGCGGCAGGGTTCCGTGGAACGCCCCGTAGATGATGCCCGTCAGAATCATAAATGCCCAAAGATAATTCATATCCCCTCACCCGTTTTTATCGTTTCTCCATATATATGCATCCCGGAATAAATCTTGACAGCACCCCCTTGATGCGCAAAAGCATCGCAGAACTTTTGAATAATTGCACATTTTCCCACATAGAATATGTTAATTTTCCGGCACAGGAGTTTTCTCCACTGCCGCGTTTCCCGAGGTGTTTGTTTGCATTCTTCGTTTATCCACACATTTTCCCGGCAATTCGTCCTTTTTCCACTGATGACGTCCGTTTTTCTGCTCAACGGATGCTCCCGCTTCTCCATGCAGACGGATTTCGTCGCCGGTTCCACGTCCTCCTTCGATGCGTTTCTTGATGATTTTTTCCGGGCGGAGGTCTCCTCCAACACGATCAATCTTCATTTTTCACTGTCCCATCCGGAAAACTACGGCATTACAGAGACTCCGATCACGCTCGGCAGTCTCTCGGAAGAAGCACTTGCCGCATCCCATGCATCTCTGGAGAACACGCTCGCGGCTCTGGCAAAATACGACCGCGATGCCCTTCCGCCCTCCGGTCAGCTCACCTATGACGTCTTGCAGGATTATCTTAAGACGGAGCTCTCCGCATCCGATCTGACTCTCTACGACGAGCCGCTGCGCCCTACGACCGGCATTCAGTCGCAGCTTCCCGTACTATATGAGGAATACCGTTTCCGGCAGCCAGCCGACGTGGAGGACTATCTCGCGCTCCTCGCCCTGACCGGCGATTATTTCGACCAGATCATCCGCTTCGAGCAGCAGAAAGCACAGGCCGGGCTTTTTATGTCCGACTATGCCTGCAACACACTGATTTCACAGTGTAACGCCTTCACAGCTGACCCGGATCAACACTATCTCATCCAGACCTTCGATCACAAAATCGATGCCATGTCAGAATTGACGGAAAACCAAAAGACACTCTACAAGGAAAAAAATGCCGCTCTGGTGCGGGAACATGTGCTTCCCGCCTACACCCATCTTGCCGCGGCGCTCACAGAGCTTCTCGGCAGCGGCAAAAACGATATGGGGCTCTGTTACTTTGCAGACGGAAAAGATTACTACCGCTACCTGGTCTGCCACAACACCGGGAGCGCTTCCGATCTTCCGGCGCTGCAGGACCGGATCTTAGAAAAACGGCAAAGCGACCTGCAGCAGGCGGCAGCACTCCTCTCCGAAAACCCGCAGTTAAAAGCATCCCAGACGACCGTCCGGCTTCCTGCCGCCGATCCCATTGCAACGCTAAACGGGCTGCAGGAGGCGATGCGCGCAAATTTTCCTGCACCACCCGAGACCACATTTACTGTAAGTTCTATTGACGAGTGCATGGAAGACTATATGGCGCCTGCGTTTTACATCACCTCGCCCATTGACGATTATGCGCAGAACTCCATATTTATCAATGCCTCCACCGACACCTCCTCCCTGCGGTATTTCACAACGCTGGCGCACGAGGGCTTCCCCGGCCACCTTTATCAGACGGTGATGTCCTATGAAGCCGGACTGCATCCCGTGCGGTTTCTGCTGAATTATCCGGGCTATGTCGAGGGCTGGGCGACCTATGTGGAGATGATCTCGTACCATTATGCCGGGCTGGACGATGACCTCGCCTCGCTGCTCTCCCTGAATCAGTCCGCCCTCCTGAGTCTCTATGCGTCGACGGATCTGGGAATCCACTACGACGGCTGGAGCTTTTCCGACACAACCGCTTTCTGGAAAGACTTCGGCATCACGGATCAGACCGCACTGCGCGAAATCTATGAGCTGATCGTGGAAGAACCCGCCCATTATCTGAAATATTATGTGGGATATATGGAATTTGTGGATTTAAAAGAAAAGGCACAGGAAACCTACGGAAGCGCCTACAGCGATATCGCTTTTCATAAGGCTCTGCTCTCCATCGGTCCTGCACCTTTTTCGATCATTGAAACGTATCTGGATAATTATTATCTGCCGGATGCGGCTCCCCAATAGCCCCGGCGCAGCTTATGCGTCACATGTATCGTTTCCAACATAAACCAAAATGTTTTTGCGAATTGTAATATGATATTGGTAAAAAACGCTGCAACACGGTCATCCCCGTTTGCAGCGTTTTCTAATATAACACAGTATTTTCATTTATGTAAGTATTTTTTAAGACAACAGCGCCTGGTAGACATCGCGCTTGCTGATGCCGCGGTCCTTTGCCACCAGCTTCATCGCTTCCTTCCGGCTGATCCCCTGCTTCTCATAAACTTCCATATGCTCCTCGAGCGACAGGTTCTCCCAGTTCCTCTGCTCTTCCTGCTTCAATTCCTCAAATGTCTTTCCGGCGATTACCAGGACATACTCTCCGCGGGGTTCATTGTCTTTATAATATTCAAGAATCTCTGAAAATGTCGTTAATGTCTTTTCTTCGTACCGCTTTGTCAGTTCCCTGCACACGGTTAATTTCCGTTCCCCGAGCGTCCCATACAGTTCTTCCAGTGTGCGGATCAGATGGTGCGGCGCCTCGTAGATAATGATTGTACGCGTCTCATTGACCAGCTGTGAGAGCACTGCTGCCCGCTCTTTTTTCTCCCTCGGCAGAAACGCCTCAAACGCAAACCGTCTGGTCGGCTGCCCCGACATCGTGAGTGCGGTGATACATGCCGCCGGTCCCGGCAGAGACGTCACCTCAATGCCTTCCTCATAGCAGATGCGCACGAGATCCTCCCCCGGGTCCGAGATACCCGGCGTCCCCGCATCCGTAATCAGTGCGATGTCAAGTCCCTCGCGCATCTTATCCACCAGCTGATACGCTTTCTCGATCTTATTGTACTCGTGATAGCTCGTCATCGGCGTCCGGATCTCAAAATGATTCAGCAGCCTGATGGAATTTCTGGTATCCTCCGCCGCAATCAGATCGACTTCCTTTAAGGTTCTCACCACCCGGTAGGTGATGTCCTCCAGATTTCCGATCGGAGTGGCACACAAATATAACTTTCCCGCCATAACTTTTCCTTTCGTCGTGCATAAAGCGCGCACATCCTGTATACTTCCCGCGTGCATTCCTGCCTGCTATCCGACAGACTTCTCCTCGGCCACATTCCCCACTCCTGCAAGCTTCGGTGCAGCGAAATACAGTACGATTCCTCCGATCACCGCGCCGATGGAGATCAACTGCGACGTGGACAGCACACCCACACTGCCTCTGTAATCGTTGCGCAAAAACTCCACGGCAAATCTTCCGATTCCGTACAGCACAAGATAAGCCGCCGCAACGCGTCCGGTCTTCGGTCTCTTCGATGCAAACCATAACAGCAGCGCGCAGATGATAAAATCTCCCGCCGCTGAGATCAGCTGCGTCGGTATCAGCTTCACACCGTTCGGTGCGAACGAGGAGTTATGAAACGTGATTCCGTACCACGCATCCGTCTCCCTGCCGTAGCAACAGCCCGCAAAAAAGCAGCCAAAGCGGCCGAAGCCTTGTGCAAACGAAACCGCCGGCATCACCAGATCAAAATACGGCATAAACGCCTGCTTTTTCGTGCGGCAGTAGATATAACTTGCCAGAATTCCACCGATGATTCCTCCGTAGACCACATAGCCGTTCTTGAAATCCCAGAGGATGGACGGATCTTTCAGGATCTCCGGAATCTCTACAATATAATATAAAATCCTGGTTCCGAGCATTCCGCCGATGATGGCGCAGAAGAAAATGCCCCAGATGATATCCTCATCATAGCCTCTTTTTTTGCCCCGGCGCAGCGTCATCAGCAATGCCGCCAGAAAACCTGCTGCAATCATCACTCCATACATATGAATGGTAATCGGTCCTATCACAATATCATTAAACATATTTTTTTCCTTTCTGCCACAGCGTCCTGTCCGCTGCTTTCTGTGCCGCCATACCCGTTCATTTGTTAATATCCGTAGATATCATAGATTTCATCCGTGTATACACCCTGTTCCTTATAAACGATCAGCGGCTTTTCCACCGTCAGTCTCGATCTGCCGCCGCGGCTTCCCTCCAGCAGAACCATGTTCGGCTCCTTGTCCACGTACGGATAGACCAGCTGCATCCGCTTGGGTTCAATGCCGCAGGCAACCATCTTGCTCATAATCTCCGCAAGCCGGAACGGACGGTGTACCATGTAAAATCTCCCGCCCGGCACAAGCAGCTTCGCCGACTCCCGCAGAATATCGTCCAGGGTACACAGAACCTCATGGCGTGCAATCGCTTTTGCCTCCGAGCCGGAACTGATTCCGTGCTGTCCGATCATATACGGCGGATTGGTGGTGACAATATCAAAAGAAGATGCCCCGAATATTCCCGAGGCATCTTTGATATCGCCTGTCACAACCCGGATCTTTTCTTCCAGGTGATTATATAATACGCTTCTTCTCGCCATATCCGCGCTCTCTTCCTGAATCTCCAGCGCGGTAAAATCTTCTGCCTCCGTCTTTGCCTCCATTAAGATCGGGATAATCCCGGTGCCCGTCCCCAGATCAAGCACACGCTCTCCCCGTCTGGCACGCGCGAATCCCGACAACAGCACGGCATCCATACCGAAACAGAATCTCGCCGGATCCTGAATGATATAGTAGCCGTTCCGGTGCAGTTCATCCAGACGCTCGTTTTCATGGACAAGATTATTTGGTGTCATCAATCTTGGATTTTCCTCCCTTATCCTCAAGCGCAGACAATTCCTTCAGCTCCTTTGCAGAAAGCTTTATATTTTCCTTTCTGCGGCGCGGACGGAACTTCAGCTCGTCCACCGGATAGTCCCGGAGTTCTTTTTCATCGTCCACCTCTACCAGTACCTTCACCATCTGGCGGAGCACATTGACCGAAGACACTTCTCCTTTCAGTCCGTCCACCGTCGTCACGCGGTCGCCGATACC
This region includes:
- a CDS encoding spore maturation protein; its protein translation is MGVMIFLSDIMIPLLIFGIVGYGILNRQNIYEEFIDGAKDGFQTVIGIMPTLIGLMVAVGILRASGFLECFSGLLGRGIGWLGFPPELIPVTVVKMFSSSAATGLLLDIYKEYGADSMLGKMASIMMSSTETIFYTMSVYFMAAGIKKSRYTLVGALIATTAGTVASIILAGYM
- a CDS encoding two-component system response regulator, with the protein product MGRRKYVLIVDDCQQDRMAVADVLRSDYDILEACNGKQALEILSRKRAQISLIMLDLMMPVMDGYEFLEMYRKRKEYSYLPVVVCTTEDDPEREQKSLELGAWDFVLKNSSPGIMRLRAGNAIEKSKVRFLEYDFLTGIYGQQKFYQATRELLDQRAGANFAFIHFDIDRFRIINTLYGSKEGDRLIHFVAGAIRKVMTAYGRGTYGRLGGDVFGMCVPYEDGAVIYHILEGIRAEIRKHSVHYYLETCAGIYLVDDPDMEVAAMHDNAEIAAAQCKGQYMVHDVLYTEEIGQKVLREQHIIDEMDAALAEQQFIVYFQPKYQLKKMAPYGAEALVRWKKPSGEIVLPNEFIPIFERNGFITKLDYYVWEKVCQFIDSELSQGRNPAPISVNVSRVNLYNPDFMDSLIDLIHRYHIPPHYLNLELTESVFSEDAELIQRAVNYLHDAGFTILMDDFGSGYSSLNILKDVDLDVLKIDMKFFSKGNTAEKGAKIIEAVIRMAESLDMMVIAEGVEEKHQVDFLNDLGCDYIQGYYFGRPMSQDQYEKLTNHDEEEQHDMPQPESS
- a CDS encoding nucleoside recognition protein — its product is MNYLWAFMILTGIIYGAFHGTLPQITTAALDSAKEAVTLCITMMGVMSFWVGLMRIAEKAGIIEGLSRRMRPVLHFLFPDLPQEHPANEYIATNMIANVFGLGWAATPAGLKAMEALQERNLELCGQKGTSRKRGPDIATDEMCTFLIVNISSLQLIPVNIIAYRSQYGSVNPAAVVGPGLIATICSTAAAIIFCKLKKRC
- a CDS encoding DUF885 domain-containing protein, coding for MQTDFVAGSTSSFDAFLDDFFRAEVSSNTINLHFSLSHPENYGITETPITLGSLSEEALAASHASLENTLAALAKYDRDALPPSGQLTYDVLQDYLKTELSASDLTLYDEPLRPTTGIQSQLPVLYEEYRFRQPADVEDYLALLALTGDYFDQIIRFEQQKAQAGLFMSDYACNTLISQCNAFTADPDQHYLIQTFDHKIDAMSELTENQKTLYKEKNAALVREHVLPAYTHLAAALTELLGSGKNDMGLCYFADGKDYYRYLVCHNTGSASDLPALQDRILEKRQSDLQQAAALLSENPQLKASQTTVRLPAADPIATLNGLQEAMRANFPAPPETTFTVSSIDECMEDYMAPAFYITSPIDDYAQNSIFINASTDTSSLRYFTTLAHEGFPGHLYQTVMSYEAGLHPVRFLLNYPGYVEGWATYVEMISYHYAGLDDDLASLLSLNQSALLSLYASTDLGIHYDGWSFSDTTAFWKDFGITDQTALREIYELIVEEPAHYLKYYVGYMEFVDLKEKAQETYGSAYSDIAFHKALLSIGPAPFSIIETYLDNYYLPDAAPQ
- the rsmI gene encoding 16S rRNA (cytidine(1402)-2'-O)-methyltransferase encodes the protein MAGKLYLCATPIGNLEDITYRVVRTLKEVDLIAAEDTRNSIRLLNHFEIRTPMTSYHEYNKIEKAYQLVDKMREGLDIALITDAGTPGISDPGEDLVRICYEEGIEVTSLPGPAACITALTMSGQPTRRFAFEAFLPREKKERAAVLSQLVNETRTIIIYEAPHHLIRTLEELYGTLGERKLTVCRELTKRYEEKTLTTFSEILEYYKDNEPRGEYVLVIAGKTFEELKQEEQRNWENLSLEEHMEVYEKQGISRKEAMKLVAKDRGISKRDVYQALLS
- a CDS encoding prolipoprotein diacylglyceryl transferase codes for the protein MFNDIVIGPITIHMYGVMIAAGFLAALLMTLRRGKKRGYDEDIIWGIFFCAIIGGMLGTRILYYIVEIPEILKDPSILWDFKNGYVVYGGIIGGILASYIYCRTKKQAFMPYFDLVMPAVSFAQGFGRFGCFFAGCCYGRETDAWYGITFHNSSFAPNGVKLIPTQLISAAGDFIICALLLWFASKRPKTGRVAAAYLVLYGIGRFAVEFLRNDYRGSVGVLSTSQLISIGAVIGGIVLYFAAPKLAGVGNVAEEKSVG
- a CDS encoding tRNA1(Val) (adenine(37)-N6)-methyltransferase — translated: MTPNNLVHENERLDELHRNGYYIIQDPARFCFGMDAVLLSGFARARRGERVLDLGTGTGIIPILMEAKTEAEDFTALEIQEESADMARRSVLYNHLEEKIRVVTGDIKDASGIFGASSFDIVTTNPPYMIGQHGISSGSEAKAIARHEVLCTLDDILRESAKLLVPGGRFYMVHRPFRLAEIMSKMVACGIEPKRMQLVYPYVDKEPNMVLLEGSRGGRSRLTVEKPLIVYKEQGVYTDEIYDIYGY